A DNA window from Danio aesculapii chromosome 1, fDanAes4.1, whole genome shotgun sequence contains the following coding sequences:
- the LOC130233551 gene encoding LOW QUALITY PROTEIN: protein SON-like (The sequence of the model RefSeq protein was modified relative to this genomic sequence to represent the inferred CDS: inserted 1 base in 1 codon), whose product MATNIEQIFRDFVMNKIKEIEDETQENSVTDEPQPEPVTETKEDKINEDKTNSPTDKVTHIDVQDDHGKEDTSTKHRKSKKHKKHKSKKKRKKRKEGKGSSSDTESDKQNQESGKKKKRKKKKKSKDADKAKRSGSRSESSSASDSESESKPSSDNTKSAGKTELKDKSAVDKPQELPDIIPKMETSVRKSTEKERPKEKKGSSSRASKSKDVSRGSRSRSPKRRSGHRSRSRSAKRQRRSKSTSRSRNNSKKSSHQPRERSRSRSKRRKDRSRSRSVKRKHSRSRSRSRRTRSRSVVILRRNRKSASRSRSPRCRSKSQSRSKSPKSRSVSKSKDRPIENESKNHAVDSNKSSDTNKDGENLTVNSECTLIDAAPNAGFNTVGASGSWRPIPLLAEPPKSSQKCITPEVPLEMASVHEEPSTLKIDPECSANPDKKEPSANPTTTTETSANSSKSPNPKTSSRSKRSASKKRKSRSKSSERKSHKSRTRSKRSKSKSPKKKRSRSRSQGRRKKSRTPDRSRRSKSRKRSRSRSRRRSRSGSRWRRGFGSLSQRDRWKREPSRSPVLILRKKRSTSRTRRSTSKTPPRLTELDKDQLLEIAKANAAAMCAKAGVPIPDSLRPRAILQLPLPNANSASLSLPVMPNMAMNAAVASMTAATMTAALSSIGALASFPQLAPLPTIVNKPPSSATPNLASIEEAKRKXTKQANSFSIKELTERCKKIAESKEEMAIAKPHVSDDEEDEKLFGASLKENKGIAFSLGNTSIKPGVRTEAAFAKEFPVSSGSQHRKKEGDGAYGEWVPVEKKAEKTSASSSSTTEETSKDSDSVFPEAPSQPVDITLAVSERAVAQKRLAENPFDINAMCMLNRAQEQVDAWAQSNTIPGLFTGSTGAQVLSSDELSNSGPQAWIKKDQFLRAAPVSGGMGEFLMRKMGWRSGEGLGKHREGTVEPIIIDFKTDRKGLVAEGEKTQKSGNIVVMKDLLGKHPVSALMEMCNKKKWPQPEFVMVHHSGPDHRKNFLFKVVVNGSDYQPQSASPNKKHAKAMAATVALQAMGEVAGDGVHSGPVFTAASSSST is encoded by the exons TGTTACAGATGAGCCACAGCCTGAACCTGTGACAGAGACAAAAGAAGATAAAATTaatgaagacaaaacaaactcacCAACAG ATAAAGTCACACATATTGACGTCCAAGATGACCACGGTAAAGAGGACACTAGCACTAAACACaggaaaagtaaaaagcacaaaaaacacaagagcaaaaagaagagaaagaaacgCAAAGAAGGAAAAGGCAGCAGCTCAGACACGGAGTCTGACAAGCAGAACCAAGAAAG CGGAAAGAAAAAGAAgcgaaagaagaagaaaaagagcaAAGATGCCGACAAAGCCAAGAGGTCAGGCTCTCGATCCGAAAGCTCTTCAGCATCGGATTCTGAATCTGAATCAAAACCTTCTAGTGACAATACAAAGTCAGCAGGTAAGACTGAGCTCAAAGACAAATCTGCTGTTGATAAGCCTCAGGAGCTACCCGACATTATTCCCAAGATGGAGACTTCGGTCCGCAAAAGCACAGAAAAAGAAAGACCCAAGGAAAAGAAAGGAAGCTCCAGCAGAGCATCTAAAAGTAAGGATGTCTCCAGAGGAAGCAGATCTAGATCACCAAAACGGAGGTCAGGACACAGATCCAGATCACGGTCTGCGAAACGACAGCGGCGTTCGAAGTCAACCTCACGCTCTAGAAATAACTCCAAAAAGAGTTCTCATCAGCCTAGAGAGAGAAGCAGATCAAGGTCAAAGAGACGCAAGGATCGATCCAGGTCTCGTTCTGTGAAAAGGAAACATTCAAGATCCAGGTCACGCTCCAGACGAACGAGATCCAGGTCTGTTGTGATCTTGAGAAGGAACAGAAAGTCTGCATCTAGGTCACGCTCTCCACGATGTAGGAGTAAATCTCAAAGCAGAAGCAAATCTCCAAAATCAAGGTCCGTTTCAAAATCAAAAGATAGACCGATTGAAAATGAATCAAAGAATCATGCTGTGGACAGTAATAAAAGTTCTGACACAAATAAAGATGGAGAAAATCTAACTGTGAACTCTGAGTGCACTTTGATTGACGCTGCTCCCAATGCTGGATTTAACACTGTTGGCGCCTCCGGTTCTTGGCGTCCAATTCCCTTGTTGGCAGAACCACCCAAGTCTTCCCAAAAGTGCATTACACCTGAGGTGCCTTTGGAAATGGCCAGTGTGCATGAAGAACCGTCAACGCTCAAAATTGATCCAGAGTGTTCTGCCAATCCTGACAAGAAAGAACCCAGCGCGAATCCAACAACCACCACAGAGACTTCAGCCAACTCATCAAAATCTCCCAATCCAAAAACCTCCTCCAGATCCAAACGATCAGCTTCCAAAAAGAGAAAATCCAGGTCGAAGTCTTCTGAAAGAAAATCACACAAGTCCAGGACGAGGAGCAAACGCTCAAAATCAAAGTcaccaaagaagaaaaggtcGAGGTCTCGTTCGCAGGGCCGAAGGAAGAAATCCCGAACTCCTGACAGAAGTAGACGCTCCAAATCGAGAAAGAGGTCGCGCTCGCGTTCGAGGAGGAGATCCCGGTCGGGTTCGAGATGGAGAAGAGGATTCGGAAGTCTGAGTCAGAGGGACCGATGGAAACGGGAGCCCAGCCGGTCTCCGGTGCTCATTCTCCGGAAGAAAAGATCCACATCCAGAACTCGACGGAGCACCAGCAAGACTCCTCCACGACTTACAGAACTTG ATAAGGATCAGTTGCTGGAAATAGCGAAGGCTAACGCTGCTGCCATGTGTGCCAAAGCTGGTGTACCCATCCCGGACAGTCTCAGACCCAGAGCTATTCTTCAGCTGCCCTTGCCAAACGCAAACTCCGCGTCCTTGTCTTTGCCAGTAATGCCGAACATGGCTATGAATGCTGCTGTGGCAAGCATGACTGCCGCCACCATGACTGCCGCTCTGTCCAGCATCGGTGCCTTAGCCTCTTTCCCACAATTGGCCCCGTTGCCCACCATCGTCAACAAACCACCGTCTTCTGCCACACCAAACCTCGCCAGTATTGAAGAGGCCAAAAGAA TCACAAAGCAGGCGAACAGCTTCAGCATTAAAGAGCTAACAGAG AGATGCAAGAAAATTGCTGAGAGTAAGGAAGAGATGGCCATCGCTAAACCACATGTGTCGGATGATGAGGAGGATGAGAAGCTGTTCGGAGCTTCTCTTAAGGAGAATAAGGGCATTGCATTCAGTCTTGGG AACACCTCAATAAAGCCGGGCGTCCGAACAGAAGCAGCCTTTGCTAAGGAGTTCCCAGTGTCGTCTGGCTCTCAGCACAGAAAGAAGGAGGGAGATGGAGCCTATGGAGAATGGGTGCCGGTGGAGAAGAAAGCAGAAAAAACGTCTGCATCCAGTTCATCAACGACTGAGGAAACCAGCAAGGACAGCGACAGTGTCTTTCCTGAAGCTCCTTCTCAA CCTGTGGACATTACGCTGGCTGTCAGCGAGAGAGCCGTCGCACAGAAGAGGCTGGCAGAAAACCCCTTCGACATCAATGCCATGTGCATGCTGAACCGGGCCCAGGAGCAG GTGGATGCGTGGGCTCAATCCAACACCATTCCTGGCCTCTTCACAGGTTCGACAGGTGCTCAGGTGCTCTCATCGGACGAGCTCTCCAACAGCGGCCCGCAGGCCTGGATCAAGAAG GACCAGTTCCTGCGGGCGGCGCCGGTGTCCGGCGGGATGGGAGAGTTCCTGATGAGAAAGATGGGATGGAGATCAGGGGAGGGTTTGGGGAAGCACAGGGAAGGAACGGTGGAGCCCATCATTATTGACTTCAAGACCGACCGCAAGG GGCTTGTAGCAGAAGGAGAAAAGACACAGAAATCTGGCAACATCGTGGTGATGAAGGATCTTCTAG GGAAGCACCCGGTGTCTGCTCTGATGGAGATGTGTAATAAGAAGAAATGGCCTCAGCCGGAGTTTGTGATGGTCCACCATAGTGGTCCAGACCACCGCAAGAACTTCCTCTTTAAG gTGGTGGTGAACGGCAGTGATTATCAGCCTCAGTCTGCGAGTCCTAATAAGAAGCATGCGAAGGCGATGGCGGCGACTGTGGCTCTGCAGGCCATGGGTGAAGTCGCAGGAGACGGTGTTCATTCAGGTCCTGTGTTTACAGctgccagcagcagcagcacatga